The DNA sequence TCCAAGACGGCGGACGCCTTCGTCGCCGTGGGCCGCGCGCTCGGCCTCGGGGACGACACCGCCGAGGGGACGCGGGTCCAGGCACGCGGCCCCGAGGGCCGACTCCTCGACGCCGTGGTGGACTTCCGCAACCCGTACTTCCTCGGGCTGCGCACGGACCACGCCATGATCCGCTTCTTCGGCCGCAACCACTGGGGCTACCCGGTCGGCATCTCCGTGCACGACTTCGCCCCGGGCGCCGACGCCAAGGCGGTCGAGGCCGCCTGGCAGGACTGGCTGAACGGCGTGTTCAGCCAGTCCTGAACCGCACCGGAGGTTACGGACGGAACCGCAGCACCTGCGGGTCGTGGTCGCTGACCTGGTCGTTGAACTCCGAGTTGACGTGCACGCTGTCGTACTCGAAGTCACAGGAACGCCGGATCGACGGGCTGACCAGGATCTGGTCCAGCGTCTGGGCGTTGCCCTGGTAGACGTACGAGTACCGCTCGCTCTTGGGCAGCGACTTGATCGCCGACCACAGTGCGCCGTCGTCCTCCAGCAGCTTGGTGGTGCCGGAGAACTCGAAGTCGTTGATGTCGCCGAGCGTGACGACGTCCGCGTTCTTCTGGACGGCCAGGATGTCCTTGACGAAGGTGTTGACCGCACTCGCCTGGAGGTGGCGCTGGGTCTCCGAGCTGCGGGCCGGCGGCTGGTACTGCGCGTGCAGGGACTGGTCGCCGCCCTTGGAGGCGAAGTGGTTGGCGATCACGAAGACCGTGCGGCCACGGAACACGAACTCGCCGGCCAGCGGCTTGCGGCTGTTCGTCCAGGCCGCGTTCGCCGGGTCGATACGGCCGGGGGAGACCGTCAGCGCCGCCTTGCCCTGCACCTTGGCCACACCGGCGGCGGTCGTGGCGTCGCCGCCCGCGCGGTCGGTGAAGGAGACCCGCTTCGGGTTGAACAGGAACACCTGGCGGATGTTGCCGCCCGGCTCGCCGCCGTCGGCCTTGTCGACCGGGTCGATGGAACGCCAGTCGTAGGCCGGGCCGCCCGCCGTGACGATGGCGTCGATCAGCTTGCCCACCGTCTGGTCGGCGGCGACCGTGCCGTCGTTCTTCGCGCCGTTGTTGTCCTGGATCTCCTCCAGGGACACGATGTCGGGCGACTGGAGGTTGTTCACGATCGCGGCGGCGTGCTCGGCGAACGTGGCGTCGGACGGGTCGAGGTTCTCGACGTTGTACGTCGCGACCGCCAGCTCGTCGCGCCGCTGCTTCTGGGTCGTCTCCCGCTCCAGGCCACCGCTCTTGAGGGTGCCGAGCTCGCTCGCGACGAGGGTGTAGCCGCCGAACTGGTTGTAGTCCAGTGGGCCGGCGGTGGTGCCGGTGAGGGTGTCACCCACGTTCGCGACCGGGAACTCGGCGCCGGGGCCGAGCGACTGGATCTGCAGCCGGCCGGTGTTCTGGGAGTCGTAGGAGCCGTAGACCGTGCCGCCGCGGCGGTTGCGGTGCTCCCACGGCTTCACCGTCACCCACAGCTCGTAGAAGTCGTCGGTCGCGGTGACCACGCGGGCGTCGGCGACCTCGACGTTCATGCCCTCGAGGGACTCGTAGTGGTCGAGGGCGTACTTCGACGGCCGCAGCGTCAGGCCGTCGATCGAGCCCTTCGCGGCCGCGTCGCCGGCCGGCGTGTACCGGTCCGGCACCGAGTCCTCGTCGACGACCTGCGCGGCCGGGACGGCGTTGCCGCTGGAGACGACGGTGACCGTCGGCTTGGTGATCTCGGTCAGCGACTGGTTGCCCGAGGCCGCGCCGCCGGGGACGTACTCGGCGACCGTGCCCGCCACCAGGACCGAGTCGCCGACGGCGACCTTCGGGACGGAGCTCGTGAAGACGAACACGCCCTCACTGGTGGCCGCGTCGGCGTCGGCGTCCGGATCCTGGATCCAGAAGCCTCTGGACGAGCCGTAGGCGCGCACGCCGGTGACGATTCCGGCCACGTCCGTGACCTGCTTGCCGGCGTACGGGGATATGCGGGTGCTGCCCTGGATGTCATGGATGCGCACGGAGTCGGCGTGCGCGGGGGACGTGAGGACAACGGTGGACGCCGCGGAACATACGGCGGCGACGGTGAGCGCGGCGAGGCGCGCGGACTTCTTGCTCGGCAACGGGATCCCTCCGGGGACATACGTGGGCGCCGGGACGAGGGTGGTGCGTGGAACGGTGGGTGCAGGCGCGACCGGTGGGGCGGCGGCGACGCGCGTAGAAAATACAGTGAACAGATGTCCGCTCGATTTCTACGCGCGTCAATCTCCTGCCTGCTCGGGCCAGTTGT is a window from the Streptomyces sp. NBC_00299 genome containing:
- a CDS encoding endonuclease/exonuclease/phosphatase family protein, translated to MPSKKSARLAALTVAAVCSAASTVVLTSPAHADSVRIHDIQGSTRISPYAGKQVTDVAGIVTGVRAYGSSRGFWIQDPDADADAATSEGVFVFTSSVPKVAVGDSVLVAGTVAEYVPGGAASGNQSLTEITKPTVTVVSSGNAVPAAQVVDEDSVPDRYTPAGDAAAKGSIDGLTLRPSKYALDHYESLEGMNVEVADARVVTATDDFYELWVTVKPWEHRNRRGGTVYGSYDSQNTGRLQIQSLGPGAEFPVANVGDTLTGTTAGPLDYNQFGGYTLVASELGTLKSGGLERETTQKQRRDELAVATYNVENLDPSDATFAEHAAAIVNNLQSPDIVSLEEIQDNNGAKNDGTVAADQTVGKLIDAIVTAGGPAYDWRSIDPVDKADGGEPGGNIRQVFLFNPKRVSFTDRAGGDATTAAGVAKVQGKAALTVSPGRIDPANAAWTNSRKPLAGEFVFRGRTVFVIANHFASKGGDQSLHAQYQPPARSSETQRHLQASAVNTFVKDILAVQKNADVVTLGDINDFEFSGTTKLLEDDGALWSAIKSLPKSERYSYVYQGNAQTLDQILVSPSIRRSCDFEYDSVHVNSEFNDQVSDHDPQVLRFRP